A part of Aegilops tauschii subsp. strangulata cultivar AL8/78 chromosome 2, Aet v6.0, whole genome shotgun sequence genomic DNA contains:
- the LOC109755729 gene encoding uncharacterized protein, whose amino-acid sequence MGSACSRNRGQVVHEDQLYSVKFSKSGSFKWLLHTLSRSSSDVLRKAQGPGPGRRPSLVELCVARVREDISRYSDFSMLPRDLSQQIFNELVRCSYINEELLGAFRDCALQDICLDEYPGVKDAWMEVIASQGQSLLSVDISCSDVTDSGLNLLKDCSNMQSLACNYCDRISEHGLKTVSGLSNLTSLSLKKCAAVTAEGAKAFAKLVNLVNLDLERCPKIHGGLVHLKGLRKLETLNMRYCNGITDSDMKYLSDFTSLRELQLSCCKISDCGVSYLRGLSKLSHLNLEGCAVTAACLEAISGLASLVLLNLNRCGICDEGCEKLEGLVKLKVLNLGFNHITDACLVHLRELINLECLNLDSCKIGDEGLLHLKGLLQLRSLELSDTAVGSNGLRHLSGLRNLHSMNLSFTVITDIGLKKIAGMNSLRSLNLDNRQITDNGLAALTTLTGLTHLDLFGARITDAGTNCLRCFKGLRSLELCGGLITDAGVKNIKDLKDLTLLNLSQNGNLTDKTLEIISGLTALVSLNLSSSRVSNAGLHHLRPLQNLRSLSLDSCKVTACEIKKLQLAALPNLVSVRPE is encoded by the exons ATGGGCAGTGCCTGCTCAAGGAACAGAGGCCAGGTGGTCCATGAGGATCAACTGTACAGCGTCAAGTTCTCCAAGAGCGGCAGCTTCAAGTGGCTGCTCCACACGCTGTCACGCAGCAGCTCTGATGTGCTCCGGAAGGCGCAGGGACCGGGCCCAGGTCGCCGCCCGTCGCTGGTTGAACTTTGCGTGGCCAGAGTCCGTGAG GACATAAGTAGGTATTCAGATTTCTCCATGCTGCCTAGGGATCTTAGCCAGCAGATATTCAACGAATTGGTGCGGTGTAGCTACATCAATGAGGAGTTGCTGGGAGCTTTTCGCGACTGTGCTTTGCAG GATATTTGTCTGGATGAGTACCCTGGAGTGAAGGATGCTTGGATGGAAGTAATCGCTTCTCAAGGGCAGTCCTTGCTATCTGTTGACATCTCTTGCTCTGATGTGACTGATAGTGGATTGAATCTTCTCAAAGATTGCTCAAATATGCAAAGTCTGGCATGCAATTACTGTGATCGAATTTCTGAACATGGACTTAAAACAGTGTCAG GCCTCTCAAACTTGACATCGCTCAGCCTTAAGAAATGTGCTGCTGTTACAGCTGAAGGAGCAAAAGCCTTTGCCAAGTTagttaacttggtaaatttggacCTTGAGCGATGCCCAAAAATTCATGGTGGCCTTGTTCATTTAAAAG GCTTGAGAAAACTGGAAACACTGAATATGAGATATTGTAACGGCATCACTGATTCAGATATGAAGTATTTATCAG ATTTTACGAGCTTGAGAGAGTTGCAACTGTCTTGCTGCAAAATAAGCGATTGTGGTGTTTCTTATCTGAGAG GTCTATCCAAACTATCCCACCTAAATCTGGAGGGCTGTGCAGTGACTGCTGCTTGTTTGGAAGCTATATCAG GATTGGCTTCATTGGTTTTGTTAAATCTCAATAGGTGTGGCATATGTGATGAAGGCTGTGAGAAATTGGAAG GTCTTGTCAAATTGAAGGTTCTTAATTTAGGGTTCAACCACATTACAGATGCCTGCTTGGTTCATCTACGAG AATTGATCAATTTGGAGTGTTTGAACTTGGACTCATGCAAGATTGGTGATGAGGGGCTATTGCACCTGAAAG GCCTTTTGCAGTTGAGAAGTTTGGAACTTTCGGACACTGCAGTTGGAAGCAATGGACTTCGTCATCTCTCTG GTCTTCGGAATTTGCATAGCATGAATCTCTCTTTTACAGTGATTACGGACATTGGTCTGAAGAAAATTGCTGGCATGAATTCACTGAGGTCACTGAATCTTGATAATCGCCAAATCACAGACAATGGCTTGGCAGCTCTTACAA CTCTCACCGGATTAACGCACCTTGATCTCTTTGGAGCTCGTATAACTGATGCTGGGACAAACTGCCTCAGAT GTTTCAAGGGTCTGCGGTCTCTGGAGCTCTGCGGTGGGCTAATCACCGACGCCGGAGTGAAGAACATCAAGGACCTCAAAGACCTGACGTTGCTTAACCTATCCCAAAACGGCAACCTCACAGACAAGACCTTGGAGATAATCTCGG GCCTGACCGCTTTGGTCTCGCTGAACCTGTCGAGCTCCCGGGTGTCCAACGCCGGTCTCCACCATCTGAGGCCGCTGCAGAACCTGCGCTCGCTGTCGCTCGACTCGTGCAAGGTGACGGCCTGCGAGATCAAGAAGCTTCAGCTGGCCGCCCTCCCCAACCTGGTAAGCGTGCGGCCGGAGTAG